A window of Pseudomonadota bacterium contains these coding sequences:
- a CDS encoding toxin-activating lysine-acyltransferase, producing MANETKHTVAHVLGEITWLLTQTPAFKDMPLSSLEATVMPAILLQQFRIFYEKAQPVAFATWATVSDAVDQSLTGKAANGETATLALAEWKSGPNRWLMELVSPFATEQNKLKDILLTQISQTIFGGQPFKACLLDPTTKTKNLAHMNIGEMGHG from the coding sequence ATGGCAAACGAAACGAAACATACCGTAGCCCATGTGCTGGGCGAAATCACCTGGCTGTTGACCCAGACCCCCGCCTTCAAGGATATGCCCCTGTCATCCCTCGAAGCCACGGTGATGCCAGCCATCCTGCTCCAGCAGTTTCGGATTTTTTATGAAAAAGCACAGCCCGTAGCCTTTGCCACATGGGCAACCGTGTCGGATGCGGTGGATCAGTCGCTGACGGGAAAAGCCGCCAACGGTGAAACCGCAACCCTGGCACTCGCCGAGTGGAAATCCGGCCCCAACCGCTGGCTGATGGAACTGGTCAGCCCCTTCGCCACCGAACAAAACAAGCTGAAAGATATCCTTCTCACCCAAATCAGCCAAACCATTTTTGGCGGCCAACCCTTCAAAGCCTGCCTGCTCGACCCCACCACCAAAACAAAAAACCTCGCCCATATGAATATTGGGGAGATGGGGCATGGTTAG